From Camelina sativa cultivar DH55 chromosome 7, Cs, whole genome shotgun sequence, one genomic window encodes:
- the LOC104701187 gene encoding uncharacterized aarF domain-containing protein kinase 1-like, which produces MRLLRLLLRYSEKTQNPTKSISTNMETLRKFKFPGRSKSPRIFAFTVTGLSLTAVTGTATAVSVFRDSPSNKIATAVAGVVRSSRAIYAITLTVADYKYSLRRLPADSDEYLQRLTEVHSRSARRILKLCESNKGFYVKAGQFLATLKLVPKEYSLALSSLQDQAVPCNFQEIKHVLTSNLGQNLTEIFLSFDEEPIAAASIAQVHHAVLNDHQEVAVKVQYPGLKQNMKLDTTIMSFLSKSVAKIFPEYRFDWLVYEFVKSISQELDFIQEAKNSERIAKNFKHNKMITVPTVFWEFTTTQVLTMQFCKGFKVDDVESLKSTKLSPEKVAKVLVEVFAEMIFVHGFIHGDPHPGNILVSPGGHNGFSLVLLDHGNCKSLDEGFRRDFCRLWEALILLDSKKIQELGKQFGVGKYAKFFPVIFTGRTSESKSGLGKGMSEQERQKLKQEVKLLRLEDVTTFMGSLPPDFLTVLRTDGLVRSITLKLGAPKRTRLLAYAKYTVYGLDYKPPSESDFVEKSIISRSVMLMSYLRLRLILELMEVFQGMKKLKHSIYGFYGQLINGITNSVKRVTCRV; this is translated from the exons ATGaggcttcttcgtcttcttctccgttACTCcgaaaaaacccaaaaccccACAAAGAGCATCTCAACAAACATGGAGACCCTCCGCAAATTCAAATTTCCCGGTAGATCCAAGTCTCCTCGGATCTTTGCTTTTACAGTCACCGGCCTTTCTCTCACTGCCGTCACTGGCACCGCCACCGCCGTATCTGTTTTCCGGGACTCTCCTTCCAATAAAATCGCCACGGCTGTAGCAGGCGTCGTCCGTTCTTCTCGCGCTATCTACGCC ATCACTCTCACCGTCGCCGATTACAAGTATAGCCTGCGTAGATTACCAGCAGATTCCGATGAGTATCTTCAGAGATTAACAGAG GTTCATTCACGGTCTGCTAGACGAATTCTTAAACTGTGTGAAAGTAATAAAGGTTTTTATGTGAAAGCTGGTCAGTTTTTGGCTACGTTGAAGCTGGTTCCGAAAGAGTATTCTTTGGCCCTTTCGTCGTTGCAGGACCAG GCAGTTCCTTGTAATTTTCAAGAAATAAAACACGTTCTGACAAGCAACTTGGGTCAAAATCTCACAGAGAT atttttatcttttgatgAGGAACCAATTGCGGCAGCATCTATTGCTCAAGTACATCATGCTGTCCTGAATGATCATCAGGAAGTAGCAGTAAAG GTGCAATACCCTGGATTGAAGCAGAACATGAAGTTAGATACAACGATCATGTCGTTCCTTTCAAAATCAGTCGCCAAG ATATTTCCAGAATACAGATTTGATTGGCTAGTTTATGAATTCGTAAAGTCAATTTCCCAGGAACTTG ATTTCATACAAGAGGCAAAAAATTCAGAGAGAATTGCCAAAAACTTCAAACATAACAAAATGATTACAGTTCCCACGGTGTTTTGG gaGTTCACAACCACTCAAGTCCTGACAATGCAGTTCTGCAAGGGTTTCAAG GTTGACGATGTGGAATCTCTCAAAAGCACCAAATTAAGTCCAGAAAAG GTTGCCAAAGTGTTGGTTGAAGTGTTTGCTGAAATGATATTTGTTCACGGATTCATACATGGTGACCCGCATCCGGGAAATATTCTAGTTTCTCCCGGAGGCCATAATGGCTTCTCTCTAG TTCTGCTAGACCACGGGAACTGTAAATCATTGGATGAAGGGTTTAGGCGGGACTTTTGTCGGTTGTGGGAGGCTCTGATTCTTCTAGACTCAAAAAAGATACAAGAATTAGGGAAACAGTTTGGGGTTGGAAAATATGCCAAATTCTTCCCTGTCATATTCACTGGAAGAACTAGTGAAAG CAAATCAGGACTGGGGAAAGGGATGTCTGAACAAGAGAGGCAAAAACTGAAACAGGAGGTGAAGCTTTTGAGATTGGAAGACGTAACAACTTTCATGGGGTCTCTTCCACCTGATTTTTTAACCGTACTGCGAACAGA TGGACTCGTGCGGTCAATCACTTTGAAGTTAGGTGCCCCAAAACGGACGAGACTACTCGCTTATGCCAAATATACGGTGTATGGGCTTGACTACAAACCGCCTTCTGAATCAG ATTTTGTTGAGAAGTCGATCATCTCCAGATCTGTAATGCTAATGAGTTACCTCCGGTTACGTCTTATTCTGG AATTGATGGAAGTCTTTCAAGGGATGAAGAAGCTAAAACATTCCATCTACGGTTTCTATGGGCAACTCATCAACGGTATCACAAATAGTGTAAAGCGAGTTACATGCAGAGTATGA